A genomic region of Metopolophium dirhodum isolate CAU chromosome 1, ASM1992520v1, whole genome shotgun sequence contains the following coding sequences:
- the LOC132936369 gene encoding uncharacterized protein LOC132936369, with translation MVVSSGIQRRSKALKNKWEKIKKNVKQRLSEEKKEIYITGRGVVKTFKNIDYYDNILELLGVSSTGLASDFDSDIVDLSLNNLRQTTTTTLDNNEVDDLVFVLEKTNSPNMFDDSEFFNQTTLNVVTVEQLEVTPSTSRKTGKIGLQLHYASQFLMNELLRKEGHFVISAIAYVIVSTLANIQKDCINENLEFDGDLGRLDPVVAFVYRCKMCSHLEQILKNDAIQLQFRTDGRFAGEQTPHVAGRHTVSYAARHH, from the exons ATGGTTGTTTCTTCAG gtattcaaaGACGATCAAAAGCATTAAAAAACAAGTGGgagaagattaaaaaaaatgtcaaacagCGTTTAtctgaagaaaaaaaagaaatatatataactgGTAGGGGTGttgtcaaaacatttaaaaatattgattattatgataatatattagaacTTCTTGGAGTCTCATCAACTGGGCTGGCTAGTGATTTTGATTCCGATATTGTTG atttatccCTGAATAATTTGAGACAAACTACTACTACAACTCTTGACAACAATGAAGTGGATGATTTAGTATTTGTATTAGAGAAAACTAATAGTCCAAATATGTTTGATGATAGTGAGTTCTTCAACCAAACTACACtcaat GTTGTCACTGTTGAGCAATTAGAGGTAACACCCAGTACCAGTAGAAAAACTGGGAAAATTGGACTCCAGCTTCATTACGCCAGCCAGTTTCTGATGAATGAGTTACTGAGAAAAGAAGGTCAtt TTGTAATTAGTGCAATAGCATATGTAATAGTATCAACTTTAGCCAAT atCCAAAAAGACTGCATTAATGAAAACCTTGAATTTGATGGTGACCTCGGAAGACTTGATCCTGTTGTTGCCTTCGTGTACCGTTGCAAGATGTGCTCTCATCTTGaacaaatacttaaaaatgacGCTATTCAGTTGCAATTT AGAACAGATGGCCGTTTTGCTGGAGAACAGACACCTCATGTTGCCGGAAGACACACTGTTAGCTATGCTGCAAGACATCATTAA